In Halalkalibaculum roseum, a single window of DNA contains:
- a CDS encoding ATP-binding protein produces the protein MSKYVQALIDEIKDNVDLSGGLVRVRIKNIPALIQEGIANYILKAPRGLEADGTNFHFYFSADKIQADINKRIYTDSAVKQRNKVKEGVLTTVYEPGIVEEKSMHEASLVINKYHDLSKWYKSDLFENVGTAILKEFPNQTKLLNGFRKYAKELLKGSNGYSNLWEVIKRLDSLEIKHLDQENYLPNIFLKIGLPCPTTNDDIEYTFEHCTDIIKSIGDLVSSKSYLGLKNDLLEYIESVGLEVKREPIGSFYDYLLGSQANAFEFGSQPLVHYILSNNESADWWYKLDQTFWEGYLEYLSGSNKKIEVKVLNRIAQDFIKDGEPIPIEGNIVRLEINNFDKLQNLKLVYGGEEQEAEENTIDLNITPQKNRHCIVRFDADNCKPLTLKLIPIGGSEESFQAVAVYDEKPTILTEKGAEIECINDGGYIKGFIISALQEDIELYCKEAVSSNNGSENNYKNLRLKPVKFYESVTIFEFLYSFGEDEELGFKLDAVSEVYNWDVIGESNERSTKVNSEFRRLIETHYNEKSGYKFESDRPRNLGNLEDEALTHHGKPFAISVENVLKKNSVKELNSLPIGVPDIDIPSDLNNLRNGIISSLEDTVGIKRPDIRSISLTEIDGLGEQIRAYLSAYKKWLDKTDLASWYDVIMLVDGDQDNTNEEFRRHCAYILVSPYHPVRLAWQYRAQSIMKDCLELENKWRYCPYAAVIDPSSVAAIFGLTTSKNDPLGDEQVLFKSISSDDDYWGIYKNEEATLAIDKENTLEALEVIGFSNLDEKVSILTQNHINSSLKDVNKLLQTRSTINVLVQGGTKNNQNLTQGLSDWLGGKLSTQDNTTNLNELITNSFLNIVPTKLHVFDDRDRKLQPEEDELLHYYQSLDEKIYWYDRDKFEANVDDDKSRNYDITLLLNIDQNKPVWKSEPRGDSNLNGWGSLYCFNPLSVASITSQNNKEGKAGNIIEYYSYPKGLDQANTIENDLWAVQNILSLNTKKTQKIVRPHDKPLRMATADSTFAAVSAGSFNSGFLSASSDSYLWDFQMPEFGNKRGSHLGYYLLTSDTDQGSQIRVSIERFLTQVLPAESYDVSTVTENILSRYKSLGLPMLRNLASGGNRARGEIGLMMAMEILDQLLARLDTQEESETENSLFLTIPLDPFQNILDLIFNKRTRKNTRPDLIVLCINDGNGEGLGVKITPVEVKYRSGRLNPQEQENALDQARNFAEDLGKLFQKARESALWDHCFKNLIGSMVDFSFSTQLINSESGYVTGDEKKKIVAKFFRYLSLGNLFKYDSLDIDKYGRLITFEYGRNEDDSNYNELNNIFSPKGFDDVFLVSKQNTMKVLETGGATLANELYEQVGDWDFKSSVQGNQQQPLINKEQGNGATEKAKEEMEKENGNSTEENNFGKSQEKDGQSSLVKEHDETGGIKFKVGTYDTGFKKEDIHYWPSNTNLTQLNTGVLGNLGTGKTQLLQTLIHKISISKGNNRGITPKVLVLDTKRDYASLEEPGNEDFVKSIDAKQYKPYRLPINYFDIRGSKDENPAYTKARLFYDFLSKIYGGIGPKQETVILNSVIKSFEDAGYSSSMNDYSSIRIPTIKTVLEKYKEITDDRQDAPRSIMEKLVMSEMFETNPDKIVPFDKFFDKSVIVSLASIANLDKDLKLAMIVFLSLYRDYMLNVEKHPFTNGSPSLRVIDSYLAIDEANLVMDLDLPILEDIMLKGREFGVGVILATQYFQHFPKKYREALNTWFIHSVPDISKAQLESIGFTDIGNHFPKKIKQQGKFECLYKTFNYDGAFINTLPFYRLVEGGFSS, from the coding sequence ATGAGTAAGTACGTACAAGCGTTAATTGATGAAATAAAAGATAATGTTGACTTAAGTGGAGGCCTTGTTAGAGTAAGGATAAAAAATATTCCTGCTTTAATTCAGGAAGGGATAGCAAATTATATCTTAAAAGCTCCAAGGGGGTTAGAAGCTGACGGAACAAACTTCCACTTTTATTTCAGTGCGGATAAAATCCAAGCTGATATCAACAAAAGGATATATACTGATAGTGCGGTTAAGCAAAGGAATAAAGTTAAAGAGGGGGTTCTAACAACAGTTTATGAACCGGGTATTGTTGAAGAGAAGTCGATGCATGAAGCATCTCTTGTCATAAATAAATATCATGATCTAAGTAAATGGTATAAGTCAGATCTCTTTGAGAATGTTGGAACTGCAATTTTGAAAGAATTTCCTAATCAAACTAAGCTGCTGAATGGATTTAGGAAATATGCTAAAGAACTTTTGAAAGGTTCTAATGGATATTCAAATTTATGGGAAGTTATCAAGCGATTAGATTCATTGGAGATCAAGCATTTAGATCAAGAAAATTATTTGCCCAATATTTTTCTAAAAATAGGATTGCCTTGCCCTACAACAAATGATGATATAGAATATACATTTGAGCATTGCACAGATATTATAAAGTCGATAGGCGATTTAGTTTCATCTAAATCTTATTTGGGTCTAAAAAATGATTTATTAGAATATATTGAAAGCGTTGGACTTGAGGTAAAAAGAGAACCGATAGGATCTTTTTATGATTACTTACTAGGTAGTCAGGCCAATGCGTTTGAGTTTGGGAGTCAACCCCTGGTACACTACATACTTAGTAATAATGAATCAGCAGACTGGTGGTATAAATTAGACCAAACTTTTTGGGAGGGATATTTAGAATATCTTTCAGGAAGCAATAAAAAGATTGAGGTTAAGGTACTAAATCGAATCGCTCAAGATTTTATTAAAGATGGTGAGCCTATTCCGATTGAAGGTAATATTGTAAGATTAGAAATAAACAATTTTGATAAACTTCAAAATCTAAAGCTTGTATATGGTGGAGAAGAACAAGAAGCTGAAGAAAATACTATTGATTTAAATATAACTCCCCAAAAAAATCGGCACTGCATTGTAAGATTTGATGCGGATAACTGTAAGCCCCTAACTTTAAAATTAATTCCAATTGGTGGGAGTGAAGAATCATTTCAAGCTGTAGCGGTCTACGATGAAAAGCCAACTATTCTTACTGAAAAGGGAGCAGAAATAGAGTGTATAAATGATGGTGGTTATATCAAAGGTTTTATTATTTCTGCCCTACAAGAAGATATCGAGCTTTATTGTAAAGAAGCAGTCAGCTCAAATAACGGCAGTGAAAATAACTATAAAAATTTAAGGCTTAAGCCTGTAAAATTTTACGAGTCTGTTACTATTTTTGAGTTTCTTTATTCTTTTGGAGAAGATGAAGAGTTAGGTTTTAAATTAGATGCTGTCTCTGAAGTATATAATTGGGATGTAATAGGTGAATCGAATGAGAGAAGTACGAAAGTAAATTCAGAGTTCAGGAGATTAATCGAAACCCACTATAATGAGAAGTCTGGGTACAAGTTTGAGTCCGATCGTCCAAGAAATCTTGGCAATTTGGAAGATGAAGCTTTAACTCATCATGGTAAGCCTTTTGCAATTTCTGTTGAAAATGTACTTAAAAAAAATTCAGTAAAAGAGTTAAACTCCCTGCCGATCGGTGTTCCTGATATAGATATTCCGAGTGATTTAAATAATCTTAGAAATGGAATTATATCCTCTCTTGAAGATACGGTAGGTATCAAAAGACCAGATATTAGGTCTATTAGTTTAACCGAAATTGATGGCTTAGGTGAACAGATCCGGGCATATCTTTCAGCATATAAAAAATGGTTAGATAAAACCGACCTTGCCTCTTGGTATGATGTCATAATGTTAGTTGATGGAGATCAAGACAATACTAATGAAGAGTTTAGGCGTCATTGTGCTTATATCTTGGTATCTCCATATCATCCCGTGCGTTTGGCTTGGCAATACCGGGCACAATCAATTATGAAAGATTGTCTGGAGCTTGAAAATAAATGGAGATATTGTCCCTACGCTGCAGTTATTGATCCTTCTTCTGTTGCTGCAATTTTTGGGCTCACTACGAGTAAAAATGATCCCTTAGGAGATGAGCAAGTATTATTTAAATCAATTTCTAGTGATGATGACTATTGGGGTATTTATAAAAATGAGGAAGCTACTCTAGCTATCGATAAAGAAAATACTTTAGAAGCCCTTGAGGTAATTGGGTTTTCTAATTTAGATGAAAAGGTATCAATCCTAACACAGAATCATATTAATTCAAGCCTGAAAGATGTTAATAAACTTTTGCAAACCAGGTCGACAATTAATGTGTTGGTACAAGGGGGAACCAAAAACAATCAGAACCTAACTCAAGGTCTTAGTGATTGGTTAGGTGGAAAGTTATCAACTCAGGATAATACTACTAATTTAAACGAGTTAATTACCAACTCTTTTTTAAATATCGTTCCAACTAAATTACATGTTTTTGATGATCGAGATCGAAAGCTACAGCCGGAAGAAGATGAATTGCTTCACTATTACCAATCTCTAGATGAAAAGATATACTGGTATGATAGAGATAAGTTTGAAGCAAATGTGGATGATGATAAATCAAGAAATTATGATATAACTTTATTATTAAATATTGATCAAAACAAACCGGTATGGAAATCGGAACCCAGAGGAGATTCAAATCTTAACGGCTGGGGATCTCTATACTGTTTTAATCCATTATCAGTTGCCTCGATAACTTCTCAAAATAATAAAGAGGGCAAGGCTGGAAATATTATTGAATACTACAGTTATCCTAAAGGTCTGGATCAGGCTAATACAATTGAAAATGATCTTTGGGCTGTTCAAAATATTCTTTCTTTAAACACTAAAAAGACACAAAAAATTGTTCGCCCCCATGATAAACCATTAAGAATGGCAACTGCTGATTCAACCTTTGCTGCAGTGTCGGCTGGTTCATTTAATTCAGGCTTCCTTTCGGCTTCCAGCGATTCTTACCTTTGGGATTTTCAAATGCCCGAATTTGGTAATAAAAGGGGGAGCCATTTAGGGTATTATTTATTAACGAGTGACACTGATCAAGGTTCTCAAATACGTGTTAGTATTGAGCGTTTTTTGACACAGGTTTTACCTGCTGAATCCTATGATGTATCGACTGTCACCGAGAATATTTTAAGTCGTTATAAGTCATTAGGTTTGCCAATGCTTAGAAATTTGGCTTCAGGGGGGAATCGTGCTAGGGGTGAAATTGGTCTAATGATGGCTATGGAGATATTAGATCAATTGCTTGCTAGGCTAGATACTCAAGAAGAAAGTGAAACAGAAAATTCCTTGTTCTTAACCATACCTTTAGACCCATTTCAGAATATCCTAGATTTAATTTTTAACAAAAGAACAAGGAAAAATACCCGCCCCGACTTGATCGTTTTATGTATAAATGATGGTAATGGGGAAGGTCTAGGAGTTAAGATTACTCCTGTCGAAGTCAAGTATCGTTCAGGAAGACTAAACCCACAAGAACAAGAAAATGCGTTGGACCAAGCAAGAAATTTTGCTGAGGATTTAGGCAAGCTTTTTCAAAAAGCTAGAGAAAGTGCTTTATGGGACCATTGTTTTAAAAATTTAATTGGTTCAATGGTGGACTTCTCCTTTTCCACTCAATTAATTAATTCTGAAAGTGGCTACGTAACGGGCGATGAGAAGAAAAAGATTGTTGCTAAGTTTTTTAGATACTTATCTCTTGGAAATCTTTTTAAGTATGATTCTTTAGATATTGATAAATATGGCAGGCTAATTACTTTTGAATATGGTAGAAATGAAGACGATAGCAACTATAATGAATTGAATAATATATTCTCTCCCAAAGGTTTTGACGATGTGTTTTTAGTATCTAAGCAAAATACTATGAAAGTTCTGGAAACTGGGGGAGCTACTTTAGCTAATGAATTATATGAGCAAGTTGGAGATTGGGATTTTAAAAGTTCAGTGCAAGGTAATCAGCAGCAACCTTTGATTAACAAAGAACAGGGAAATGGGGCTACGGAAAAGGCCAAAGAAGAAATGGAAAAAGAGAATGGAAACTCTACCGAGGAAAATAACTTTGGAAAATCCCAAGAAAAAGATGGTCAATCATCATTGGTAAAAGAACATGACGAAACTGGTGGTATAAAATTTAAGGTAGGAACCTATGACACGGGATTTAAAAAGGAAGATATTCACTATTGGCCAAGTAATACCAATTTAACACAATTAAATACTGGTGTCTTAGGGAATTTAGGTACGGGGAAAACCCAGTTATTGCAAACCTTGATACATAAAATATCAATAAGTAAAGGAAATAATCGCGGTATTACCCCGAAGGTATTGGTTTTAGATACAAAGCGGGATTATGCCTCCCTAGAAGAACCCGGGAATGAAGATTTTGTAAAAAGTATAGATGCCAAACAGTATAAACCATATAGGTTGCCTATTAACTATTTTGATATTAGAGGGTCTAAGGACGAGAATCCAGCTTATACCAAAGCTAGATTATTTTATGATTTTTTAAGTAAGATTTACGGGGGAATTGGTCCAAAACAAGAAACTGTAATACTTAATAGTGTTATTAAATCATTCGAGGATGCTGGTTATAGTAGTAGTATGAATGACTATAGCTCTATAAGGATACCTACAATAAAGACGGTACTAGAAAAGTATAAGGAAATTACAGATGACCGTCAGGATGCTCCAAGATCTATAATGGAGAAATTAGTGATGAGTGAAATGTTTGAAACGAATCCTGACAAAATTGTGCCATTTGATAAATTCTTTGACAAATCGGTTATAGTTTCCTTGGCATCTATAGCGAATCTCGATAAAGATTTGAAACTAGCAATGATTGTATTCTTATCATTATATCGAGATTATATGCTAAATGTAGAAAAACATCCTTTCACTAATGGAAGCCCCAGTTTACGTGTTATTGATAGTTATTTAGCAATTGATGAGGCTAATTTAGTAATGGACCTAGATCTTCCAATCCTAGAAGATATTATGTTAAAAGGTAGGGAGTTTGGTGTGGGGGTTATCTTAGCGACTCAATATTTTCAACACTTTCCTAAGAAATATCGTGAAGCGTTGAATACCTGGTTTATACACTCAGTACCAGATATTTCAAAAGCTCAACTCGAATCGATTGGTTTTACTGATATTGGGAATCATTTTCCGAAGAAGATTAAACAACAAGGTAAATTTGAATGTCTTTATAAAACCTTCAATTACGATGGGGCATTTATTAACACATTGCCTTTTTACAGGTTAGTTGAAGGGGGTTTTAGTTCTTGA
- a CDS encoding calcium/sodium antiporter, with protein MTLLFFLVGLIFLIVGAELLVRGASQVASEFGISPLIIGLTVVAFGTSSPELAVSIKSALSGQADIALGNVIGSNIFNVLFILGISALIIPLRVSSQLIKFDVPLMIALSITVLLFAIDRTISSLDGWLLLSGLICYIGYLIYQGTKSGQSVDESALSPSTGEGNRLVQILFIVGGLLLLIVGSRWLVDGAVSFATYLGVSEIVIGLTVVAAGTSLPEVVTSIIAAVKGERDIAVGNVVGSNIFNIVGVLGLAGIFSGSGIPVIEGAFYFDIPIMVAVAFACLPIFFTGGTINRWEGLLLLGYYLAYTFYLVMAASRYESLAIFSNAMLYFVIPLTAITLLVVSIQEYRKRGSTV; from the coding sequence ATGACTTTACTCTTTTTCCTGGTCGGACTGATATTTTTAATTGTCGGTGCTGAACTCCTGGTACGCGGTGCTTCGCAAGTGGCATCTGAATTCGGAATATCCCCATTGATTATTGGTTTGACGGTCGTAGCTTTCGGAACCAGTTCTCCGGAACTTGCCGTCAGCATAAAATCCGCTTTGTCGGGACAGGCAGACATCGCTCTGGGTAATGTTATTGGTAGCAACATTTTCAATGTATTGTTCATACTCGGCATATCGGCACTCATAATACCTCTGCGGGTATCCAGCCAGCTGATAAAGTTTGATGTTCCATTGATGATTGCCCTATCCATAACAGTTCTGCTGTTTGCCATAGATCGAACCATTAGCTCCCTGGACGGTTGGCTGCTTCTTTCAGGTTTGATCTGTTATATAGGGTATCTGATTTATCAGGGAACCAAGTCCGGCCAGTCAGTTGACGAGAGTGCGCTTTCCCCTTCAACCGGTGAAGGGAACCGGTTAGTGCAAATCCTATTTATCGTTGGAGGTCTTTTACTGCTTATTGTTGGTTCGCGCTGGCTTGTTGATGGAGCTGTATCCTTTGCAACCTACCTGGGGGTAAGTGAAATAGTAATAGGTTTGACGGTCGTGGCGGCAGGAACCTCCCTGCCGGAAGTGGTCACATCTATCATAGCAGCAGTAAAAGGGGAGCGGGATATTGCGGTCGGCAATGTAGTGGGAAGCAATATCTTTAATATAGTGGGAGTTTTAGGTCTGGCGGGAATCTTTTCCGGTTCAGGCATCCCCGTCATAGAAGGGGCCTTTTATTTTGATATCCCGATTATGGTTGCCGTAGCCTTTGCCTGCCTTCCCATATTTTTTACCGGAGGTACCATCAATCGCTGGGAGGGACTTCTCTTACTAGGGTACTACCTAGCATACACGTTCTATCTTGTAATGGCGGCAAGCCGGTACGAGAGCCTGGCTATATTCAGCAATGCCATGCTATATTTTGTTATCCCCTTGACAGCTATCACCCTTTTGGTGGTATCTATTCAGGAATATCGCAAGCGAGGAAGTACCGTTTAG
- a CDS encoding S9 family peptidase: MSEPVPCMQDTTYTTCPEAPELKAHLEDAEFTVTGVSWSPDGSKLAINHQPDPIITSFLRSDISLYDPESGERTPVVTNTAIDVFSDWSPEGDAFIYSSSVDNDSTNFFTNSRYFIYDLESGNTREVATNFDENLGNITWSDQGIYATAYRKTTRPMFLLDPENGEVTQVDQGKRLVFDISLSKDGKRVAIRGRDGDELNEVYLGSTGNFELKQLTDYNSQLEGWATVQSEVVSWESKDGAVIEGVLHKPQDYDPSKKYPLLVAIHGGPTGISLPDPTPAYVYPIVQWVNKGALVLRPNYRGSAGYGEEFRSLNVRNLGVGDAWDVLSGVDHLAEEGLIDTARLGSMGWSQGGYISAFLTTYSNRFKAVSVGAGISNWVTYYVNTDIHPFTRQYLKATPWEDMEIYEKTSPMSYINNATTPTLIQHGENDRRVPIPNAYELLQGLQDVGVDAKMIVYEGFGHGISKPKERLAAMWHNWQWFGKYIWGEDIALPVE; encoded by the coding sequence ATGAGCGAGCCGGTGCCCTGCATGCAGGATACCACCTATACCACTTGTCCGGAGGCACCGGAGTTGAAGGCCCATCTGGAGGATGCGGAGTTTACGGTTACGGGCGTTTCCTGGTCACCCGATGGCAGCAAGCTGGCTATCAACCACCAGCCCGATCCCATCATCACCAGTTTCCTGCGCTCGGATATTTCACTATATGATCCGGAAAGTGGGGAGCGAACCCCTGTCGTGACCAATACGGCCATCGACGTCTTCAGCGACTGGTCGCCGGAGGGGGATGCCTTTATCTATTCCAGCAGCGTGGACAACGACAGTACCAACTTTTTCACCAACAGCCGGTACTTTATTTACGATCTCGAGAGTGGCAACACCCGGGAAGTGGCGACCAATTTTGATGAAAACCTCGGCAACATCACATGGTCGGATCAAGGAATTTATGCTACCGCCTACCGTAAGACCACACGTCCGATGTTTCTTCTGGATCCTGAAAACGGGGAAGTAACACAGGTTGATCAGGGCAAGCGTCTGGTCTTTGATATATCGCTTTCAAAAGACGGCAAGCGCGTGGCTATTCGCGGGCGAGACGGTGATGAACTGAACGAGGTATACCTGGGCAGTACCGGCAATTTTGAGTTGAAGCAGCTCACCGATTATAACAGTCAGTTGGAAGGCTGGGCTACCGTGCAGAGCGAGGTCGTTTCCTGGGAAAGCAAAGACGGCGCCGTCATCGAAGGGGTACTGCACAAACCGCAGGATTACGATCCATCCAAGAAATACCCACTATTGGTTGCAATTCATGGGGGACCGACGGGCATCTCCCTGCCGGATCCTACTCCTGCCTATGTTTACCCTATCGTACAGTGGGTGAACAAGGGTGCGCTGGTGTTACGTCCCAACTATCGCGGCTCGGCCGGCTATGGGGAGGAGTTCCGTTCGTTGAACGTGCGCAATCTGGGCGTGGGTGATGCCTGGGATGTGCTGTCGGGCGTAGATCACCTGGCGGAAGAGGGGCTGATCGACACCGCCAGGCTAGGTAGCATGGGATGGAGTCAGGGTGGGTATATTTCTGCTTTTCTGACCACCTACAGCAACCGCTTTAAAGCGGTGAGTGTGGGGGCGGGGATCTCGAATTGGGTGACTTATTATGTGAATACGGATATCCACCCTTTTACCCGGCAGTACCTGAAGGCGACGCCATGGGAGGATATGGAGATCTATGAAAAGACTTCGCCGATGAGCTATATCAACAATGCCACCACGCCGACGCTGATTCAGCATGGGGAGAACGACCGGAGGGTGCCCATCCCCAACGCATACGAGCTGCTGCAGGGGCTGCAGGATGTGGGTGTGGATGCCAAGATGATTGTGTATGAGGGCTTTGGACATGGTATCTCCAAACCCAAGGAGCGACTGGCGGCGATGTGGCACAACTGGCAGTGGTTCGGTAAGTACATCTGGGGCGAGGATATTGCCCTACCAGTTGAATAG
- a CDS encoding GIY-YIG nuclease family protein → MNSWFVYMIRCANGSLYTGCTNNLIRRWHEHREGNGAKYLRIHEPRKVVFVEEQPDRSEACRREYQIKQLTKQDKEDLIEHEFSQI, encoded by the coding sequence ATGAATAGCTGGTTTGTATATATGATACGTTGCGCGAATGGGAGTTTGTATACGGGGTGTACGAATAATCTCATTCGGCGATGGCACGAGCACCGGGAGGGCAACGGGGCCAAGTACCTTCGCATCCATGAGCCGAGAAAGGTGGTCTTTGTGGAGGAGCAGCCTGATCGATCAGAAGCCTGCCGGCGCGAGTATCAGATTAAACAGCTAACGAAGCAGGATAAAGAAGACCTTATAGAACACGAATTTTCACAGATATAA
- a CDS encoding (2Fe-2S)-binding protein, whose protein sequence is MAAFTLTINNEKHEVDVTPDTPLLWVLRDHLNMPGTKFGCGIAQCGACTVHLDGNAIRSCSLPVSAVGDSEVTTIEGLSEEGDHPVQQAWLEHDVPQCGYCQAGQIMSAAALLKQNPDPSDEEIESAMSGNLCRCGTYLRIRKAIKTAAKS, encoded by the coding sequence ATGGCAGCTTTTACACTCACGATCAACAATGAGAAACACGAAGTCGATGTAACGCCCGATACGCCCCTGCTGTGGGTGCTGCGGGATCACCTGAACATGCCCGGTACCAAGTTCGGATGCGGTATCGCTCAATGCGGGGCCTGCACCGTGCACCTCGACGGCAACGCTATCCGCTCCTGTTCCCTGCCGGTATCGGCGGTCGGGGATTCCGAAGTGACGACTATTGAAGGACTTTCTGAAGAAGGGGATCATCCTGTACAGCAGGCCTGGCTGGAGCATGATGTACCCCAATGCGGCTATTGCCAAGCGGGTCAAATTATGAGCGCCGCCGCGCTGCTGAAGCAGAATCCGGATCCGAGTGATGAGGAGATTGAATCGGCTATGAGCGGGAATCTGTGCCGTTGCGGTACCTACCTGAGAATTCGAAAAGCGATCAAAACCGCGGCAAAGAGTTGA